From a single Glycine soja cultivar W05 chromosome 19, ASM419377v2, whole genome shotgun sequence genomic region:
- the LOC114399615 gene encoding probable ubiquitin conjugation factor E4 — MAAAKPQRTPQEVEDIVIRKIFLVSITEIATTTDSRIVYLELTAAEILSEDKELRLSRDCMERVLIDRLSGEFAGAVDESPFQYLVGCYHRAHEEGKKIANMKDKTLRSEMEAVVRQAKKLCVNYCRIHLANPELFPSRGSANSGGANSPLLSLILAEVGGGNVFGGGGGGAKSPPGFLEEFFRDPDFDSLDKILKGLYEELRGSVMKVSALGNFQDSLRALLYLVRFPVGAKSLVNHEWWIPKGVYMNGRAIEMTSILGPFFHISALPDHAFFKGQPDVGQQCFSDASTRRPADLLSSFSTIKTVMNNLYDGLAEVLLILLKSQDTRESVLEYLAEAININASRAHIQVDPITCASSGMFVNLSAVMLRLCEPFLDANLTKRDKIDAKYVHCSNRLKLSGLTALHASSEEVTEWLNSKNPATTGATNQYSDDKKRLQQSQEASSSGSNNFGELSNENSARAEKTKYSFICECFFMTARVLNLGLLKAFSDFKHLVQDISRCEDALATLKAMQERTPTPQAELDINRLEKEMELYSQEKLCYEAQILRDNTLIQNALSLYRLMIIWLVGLVGGFKMPLPPTCPMEFATMPEHFVEDAMELLIFASRIPKALDGVVLEEFMNFIIMFMASPEFIKNPYLRAKMVEVLNCWMPRRSGSTATATLFEGHQLSLEYLVRNLLKLYVDIEFTGSHTQFYDKFNIRHNIAELLEYLWQVPSHRNAWRQIAKEEEKGVYLNFLNFLINDSIYLLDESLNKILELKELEAEMSNTVEWERRPVQERQERTRLFHSQENIIRIDMKLANEDVSMLAFTSEQITAPFLLPEMVERVASMLNYFLLQLVGPQRKSLSLKDPEKYEFRPKHLLKQIVHIYVHLARGDTNSIFPAAISKDGRSYNDQLFSAGADVLHRIGEDGRIIQEFIQLGAKAKVAASEAMDAEATLGEIPDEFLDPIQYTLMKDPVILPSSRITVDRPVIQRHLLSDSTDPFNRSHLTADMLIPDDALKARIEEFVRSQEMKKHLSLQSTKATIQTTNGETMLVD, encoded by the exons ATGGCGGCGGCGAAACCCCAACGCACTCCGCAGGAAGTGGAGGACATCGTCATCCGCAAAATCTTTCTAGTCTCGATCACCGAAATCGCCACCACTACGGATTCGAGAATCGTGTATTTAGAACTGACCGCGGCCGAGATTCTCAGCGAGGACAAGGAGCTCCGCCTCTCGCGCGATTGCATGGAGAGGGTTTTAATCGACCGTCTCTCCGGCGAATTCGCCGGAGCCGTAGACGAGTCTCCGTTCCAGTACCTCGTTGGCTGTTACCACCGAGCGCACGAGGAAGGCAAGAAAATCGCGAACATGAAGGACAAAACCCTACGGTCGGAGATGGAGGCGGTGGTGAGGCAGGCCAAGAAGCTCTGCGTCAACTACTGCCGGATTCATTTAGCAAATCCCGAGCTCTTTCCGAGCCGGGGTTCGGCGAATTCGGGCGGTGCCAATTCGCCGTTGCTGTCGCTGATTTTGGCGGAGGTAGGCGGCGGGAACGTGTTCGGCGGTGGCGGCGGAGGGGCAAAGAGTCCGCCGGGGTTTCTGGAGGAGTTTTTCAGGGACCCGGATTTTGACAGCttggacaagattctaaagggtTTGTATGAGGAGCTGAGAGGGAGTGTGATGAAGGTTTCTGCTCTTGGGAACTTTCAGGACTCATTGAGGGCTTTGTTGTATTTGGTTAGGTTTCCCGTTGGTGCTAAGTCTCTTGTGAATCATGAATGGTGGATTCCCAAAGGGGTTTATATGAATGGCCGTGCTATTGAGATGACCAGCATTTTGGGTCCCTTTTTTCATATCAGTGCTCTTCCTGATCATGCTTTTTTCAAGGGCCAGCCTGATGTTGG GCAGCAGTGTTTTTCTGATGCATCAACTAGGCGGCCTGCTGATTTGTTATCTTCATTTTCCACCATCAAAACTGTCATGAACAACTTATATGATGGCCTAGCTGAAGTACTCCTCATCCTCCTTAAAAGCCAAGATACTCGTGAAAGTGTACTTGAGTATCTTGCGGAGGCGATCAATATAAATGCATCCAGGGCTCATATACAG GTTGACCCTATTACTTGTGCAAGTTCAGGCATGTTTGTAAATCTCAGTGCTGTCATGCTTCGTTTATGTGAGCCATTTTTAGatgcaaatttaacaaaaagggataaaattgatgcaaaatatGTGCACTGCTCAAACCGCTTGAAGCTAAG TGGGTTGACTGCTCTTCATGCATCATCAGAAGAAGTTACTGAATGGCTTAATAGTAAAAACCCAGCTACAACTGGGGCAACCAATCAATATAGTGATGATAAAAAACGCTTGCAACAATCCCAAGAGGCCAGCAGTTCTGGTAGTAATAATTTTGGTGAGCTGTCAAATGAAAATTCTGCACGTGCTGAAAAgacaaaatattcatttatttgtgAATGCTTCTTTATGACCGCAAGAGTGCTCAACTTGGGCCTTTTAAAAGCATTTTCTGACTTCAAACACTTAGTTCAG GATATTTCTCGGTGTGAAGATGCTCTTGCCACACTTAAAGCCATGCAGGAGCGGACACCCACCCCTCAGGCAGAATTGGATATAAATCGGCTTGAGAAAGAAATGGAGTTGTACTCACAGGAAAAACTTTGTTATGAGGCTCAGATATTGAGG gataACACTCTTATTCAAAATGCGCTTTCCTTGTACCGCTTGATGATTATTTGGTTGGTTGGCTTGGTGGGTGGATTTAAGATGCCTCTACCACCAACTTGCCCAATGGAATTTGCTACCATGCCTGAACATTTTGTGGAAGATGCCATGGaacttttaatatttgcttCCCGGATTCCAAAGGCCTTAGATGGAGTTGTGCTG GAAGAATTTATGAACTTTATAATTATGTTCATGGCCAGCCCTGAATTTATCAAAAACCCATATCTTAGAGCAAAGATGGTTGAAGTATTGAACTGCTGGATGCCCCGCAGGAG CGGCTCAACTGCTACAGCCACTCTATTTGAAGGCCACCAACTCTCTCTTGAGTATCTTGTGAGGAATCTTCTGAAACTCTACGTTGACATTGAGTTCACTGGTTCTCACACACAG TTCTATGACAAGTTTAACATCCGCCATAATATTGCTGAACTCCTTGAATACCTGTGGCAAGTCCCTAGTCATCGTAATGCTTGGAGACAG attgCTAAAGAGGAGGAAAAGGGTGTCTATCTGAATTTCTTAAACTTTCTGATTAATGATAGTATTTATCTTCTTGATGAAAGTCTGAACAAAATTCTTGAGCTAAAAGAATTGGAGGCTGAGATGTCAAATACGGTCGAGTGGGAGCGACGACCAGTTCAAGAGAGGCAGGAGAGGACCCGGTTATTCCATTCTCAAGAAAAT ATTATTCGGATAGATATGAAGTTGGCAAACGAAGATGTCAGTATGCTTGCATTTACTTCAGAGCAGATTACTGCTCCATTCCTACTTCCCGAGATG GTTGAAAGAGTGGCTAGCATGCTCAATTACTTTCTGCTGCAATTGGTGGGTCCTCAAAGAAAATCGCTTAGTCTGAAGGATCCTGAGAAATATGAATTTCGTCCTAAGCATTTGCTAAAACAG ATTGTGCACATATATGTTCATCTAGCTAGGGGTGACACGAATTCCATCTTCCCAGCTGCCATCTCAAAGGATGGCCGGTCATACAATGATCAG TTGTTTAGTGCTGGGGCAGATGTCCTTCACAGAATTGGGGAGGATGGGAGAATTATACAGGAATTTATTCAACTTGGTGCTAAAGCTAAAGTTGCTGCTTCAGAGGCAATGGATGCTGAAGCTACTCTAGGGGAGATACCAGATGAATTCCTGGATCCAATTCAA TACACTTTGATGAAGGATCCAGTTATCTTGCCTTCTTCAAGGATCACGGTTGATCGTCCTGTCATTCAGAGGCATCTTCTTAGTGATAGT ACTGACCCATTCAACCGTTCTCATCTTACTGCGGATATGTTGATTCCCGATGATGCGCTAAAAGCTAGAATTGAGGAGTTTGTCAGGTCTCAGGAAATGAAGAAACACTTGAGCCTACAGAGTACCAAGGCCACAATTCAGACTACAAATGGGGAAACAATGTTGGTTGATTAG